The following proteins come from a genomic window of Methanosarcina sp. MTP4:
- a CDS encoding AAA domain-containing protein: MVCKKREIPWLKVIQFHKEIVQMSQDNFFSLPLGTQNQLNSDRWTLIDQFPIEDMAGPWEIPYESITSKPLLELISSKSTLEGYLGGPCWINSKWDKNSFVKYLNPLFYRSVELEMDEECIRILPSEGSWNLSPKIYEILSENEIESEKPLEDTTQEIIEKAHVLSDKDEQNLSQCLLNEIFNLVPELKKIFTKTSTKNENLKITNHPWAFFLPPTTSSPYTHHILQDYSELEKQLRDEPSVIGGLKLLDYWPSRQNVNESELLPIVPLNDSQKMAVSEILKSKPITVISGPPGCGKSQVVVSLLLNAWANNISVLFSSTTNAAVNIVFDRLSNFDCEYPIAIRAGRKNISNIDEAFSKILNNVSASTKHSELNEIEKRIDELVSKKEEMQTFLNKKTPQEVTEALRSALTSYAYFLDKKAEIELEREKFSLEINSIGYNVSPESFTETVSIPFQKWMDGINRCKYQIKIDSQQRIEIKNKLDIATKKRNVELQKLCVDPDLFTNFDWVIKEQGPERFEKWLKNYQSLINQFVDECLNPIEMKDEFLEWQEEKEAIEWTNKAEELMKEIQIVLTDYSKQLRSINEIRKKLDKTRNELIAAGLSESTNHDENKLIKWKNEYAYISSIPGGITNIFKRKRAKKQIQKTEEEIRNYYSIEIWSNFSESEQKGRELLNEAIDKSLSWIEIQKEWDPQKTIWEEIETKFISLQGKAVELNLSQKVDITDTETLLKLIKEIELKKKIAFQAAEAWKAKQKSDLLNHELLKASQKFQRLLVNIQVLDSWMNSNELEFTKTVLSLISGPTQKNITSAQRSLNTIRFDALISEWDGAIKAENKVQEYTKLIDQIPSDKIRISAWWNEKPQIAIEKLDNTLLPQQNDLLWKHLEECNKLDKKWKEYSETTLFAKNKEMKDAYDWAIKYLTIAMDKIPDHIDKKHIKSFILPLIKQSTASWPIDKLNELFIDFDPDRIKGEISKIDSELEILSFTRAKEWWEKRVKKEKIILDSVESLYDHYRKNHNMAKGFSPEKYQKALNAIPVWTTTALSPQSIPMQPEIFDLLIIDEASQCTLTNILPLIYRAKRIAIIGDTNQLPAISNISAGKELTLASKHGISKWLDLLGHNNNNVFKIGMHCLPRGRAEIISLIEHYRSHPLIIGFSNHYIYQKRLRLKKELLQDNAQSAKSGIFGINVSGVCDRGSGGKSWINPNEIKVICELVQEFQNKDHFSHLNIGIVSPFSAQIKEIQKKLNELDLTNNISVGTAHAFQGDERDIIIFSPVIAGGMRKGAIKFANSPNLINVAMTRAREALFVVGDFKYCKNSGGIVGNLINYVDTVMLLRDTSREELELFSWMIIEGFTPQVHVIIGGIEVDFMLINKSRGVKLVIEVDGKQHHFAEINGKKYPVKFEGSRRYIKVDDEILYFRTLGNQDFVEIQGSSYPVTQTMVSIKEDNIRDEYLKGQGFRVLRVPAKAVRETPTNVIAKIKQELSLN; this comes from the coding sequence GTGGTGTGCAAAAAAAGAGAAATTCCATGGTTAAAAGTAATCCAATTTCATAAAGAAATTGTTCAAATGAGTCAGGATAATTTCTTTAGTCTACCATTGGGGACCCAAAACCAATTAAATTCTGACCGTTGGACACTTATTGATCAATTTCCAATTGAAGATATGGCCGGTCCTTGGGAAATTCCATACGAATCCATCACAAGTAAACCATTATTAGAACTTATATCAAGTAAAAGTACTTTAGAAGGGTATCTTGGTGGTCCATGCTGGATAAATTCTAAATGGGATAAAAATTCATTTGTAAAATATTTAAATCCACTCTTTTACAGAAGTGTAGAACTTGAAATGGATGAGGAATGTATACGTATATTACCTAGTGAAGGAAGTTGGAATTTATCTCCAAAAATCTATGAAATTTTGAGTGAAAATGAAATAGAATCAGAAAAACCACTTGAAGATACTACACAAGAAATCATTGAAAAAGCACATGTTCTTTCTGATAAAGATGAACAAAATCTTTCTCAATGTCTCCTCAATGAAATATTTAATCTGGTACCAGAACTTAAAAAAATATTCACTAAGACATCCACTAAAAATGAAAATTTAAAAATAACAAATCATCCATGGGCATTTTTTCTTCCCCCTACCACCAGTTCCCCATATACACATCATATTCTTCAAGATTATTCAGAACTTGAAAAGCAACTAAGAGATGAACCTTCTGTAATAGGTGGCCTAAAATTACTTGATTATTGGCCTTCACGTCAAAATGTGAATGAATCTGAGTTGCTCCCTATAGTTCCTCTCAATGATTCACAAAAGATGGCGGTATCTGAAATACTGAAATCAAAGCCAATTACCGTCATAAGTGGACCTCCAGGATGCGGAAAAAGCCAGGTTGTTGTATCTCTACTTCTAAATGCATGGGCAAACAATATCAGTGTACTATTCTCAAGCACAACAAACGCTGCAGTAAATATCGTATTTGACAGACTTTCAAATTTTGACTGTGAATACCCTATTGCAATACGTGCTGGAAGAAAAAATATAAGCAATATAGACGAGGCTTTCAGTAAGATTCTGAACAACGTATCTGCAAGCACGAAACACTCAGAACTAAATGAAATTGAAAAAAGGATAGATGAACTTGTTTCTAAGAAAGAAGAGATGCAAACATTTCTCAATAAAAAAACACCACAAGAAGTGACCGAAGCTCTTAGATCAGCATTAACATCTTATGCGTATTTCCTTGATAAAAAAGCGGAAATCGAGCTAGAAAGAGAAAAATTCTCCCTTGAAATTAATTCAATAGGCTATAATGTATCTCCTGAATCTTTCACTGAAACAGTTTCAATTCCCTTCCAAAAATGGATGGACGGAATCAACAGATGCAAATATCAAATTAAAATTGATTCCCAACAAAGAATTGAGATTAAAAATAAATTGGATATAGCCACAAAGAAGAGAAATGTAGAGCTACAAAAACTTTGTGTAGATCCAGATTTATTTACCAACTTTGATTGGGTAATTAAGGAACAGGGCCCGGAAAGATTTGAAAAGTGGCTCAAAAATTATCAGTCTCTAATCAATCAATTTGTTGATGAATGCCTTAATCCAATTGAGATGAAAGACGAATTCCTTGAATGGCAAGAAGAAAAAGAAGCTATTGAATGGACGAATAAAGCAGAAGAACTAATGAAAGAAATACAAATAGTATTAACGGATTATTCTAAACAGCTCAGAAGCATAAATGAGATCAGAAAAAAGCTTGATAAAACAAGGAACGAGCTTATAGCTGCAGGTTTATCAGAAAGTACAAATCATGATGAAAATAAACTCATAAAATGGAAAAACGAGTATGCTTATATTTCTTCAATCCCAGGCGGTATAACTAACATATTTAAAAGGAAAAGAGCTAAAAAGCAAATCCAGAAGACGGAAGAAGAAATCCGAAACTATTATTCAATTGAGATCTGGAGTAATTTTAGCGAGAGTGAACAAAAAGGACGTGAATTGCTTAATGAAGCAATTGACAAAAGCCTTAGCTGGATTGAGATTCAAAAAGAGTGGGATCCTCAGAAAACAATCTGGGAAGAAATTGAAACTAAGTTCATATCTCTTCAAGGTAAAGCTGTAGAGCTTAATTTATCTCAAAAAGTGGATATTACAGATACTGAAACATTGTTAAAACTAATAAAGGAGATTGAACTAAAGAAAAAGATAGCTTTTCAGGCTGCAGAAGCATGGAAAGCAAAACAGAAATCTGACTTACTCAATCATGAGTTATTAAAAGCCTCACAGAAATTTCAACGACTCTTAGTAAACATTCAGGTACTTGATTCCTGGATGAATTCAAATGAATTAGAGTTTACCAAAACAGTGTTGTCTTTAATCTCCGGGCCTACTCAAAAAAATATAACATCTGCTCAACGCTCTTTAAACACTATTAGATTTGATGCTTTGATTTCAGAATGGGATGGGGCCATAAAAGCGGAAAATAAAGTTCAAGAATACACCAAACTAATTGATCAAATCCCATCAGATAAAATTAGAATTTCCGCCTGGTGGAATGAAAAACCGCAGATTGCAATAGAAAAGCTAGACAATACATTGCTTCCCCAGCAAAACGATCTTTTATGGAAACACTTAGAAGAATGTAATAAGTTGGATAAGAAATGGAAAGAATACTCTGAAACAACTCTTTTTGCCAAAAATAAAGAAATGAAAGATGCTTATGATTGGGCAATAAAATATCTAACAATTGCCATGGACAAAATCCCTGATCATATAGATAAAAAACATATTAAATCTTTCATTTTACCACTAATAAAACAATCAACCGCTTCCTGGCCAATCGATAAATTAAATGAACTTTTTATTGACTTTGATCCGGATCGAATAAAAGGAGAAATAAGTAAAATTGATTCCGAACTGGAAATATTATCTTTTACTCGTGCAAAAGAATGGTGGGAAAAAAGGGTTAAAAAAGAAAAAATAATTTTAGATAGCGTTGAAAGCCTTTACGATCATTACAGAAAAAACCATAACATGGCAAAGGGTTTTTCGCCTGAAAAGTACCAAAAGGCACTCAATGCAATACCAGTTTGGACTACAACGGCTCTTTCCCCACAGTCAATTCCAATGCAACCAGAAATATTTGATTTGCTTATAATTGATGAAGCATCTCAATGTACACTTACCAATATCCTCCCTCTAATTTATCGTGCTAAAAGAATAGCGATAATAGGAGATACAAATCAATTACCTGCAATATCCAATATAAGTGCCGGGAAAGAACTGACCCTTGCATCTAAGCATGGAATTTCAAAGTGGTTAGACTTACTTGGTCATAACAATAATAATGTGTTTAAAATAGGAATGCATTGTCTTCCACGTGGTAGAGCAGAAATAATTTCACTTATAGAACATTATCGAAGTCATCCTCTGATAATTGGTTTTTCAAATCACTATATTTATCAGAAACGTTTGAGACTTAAAAAAGAGCTGCTACAGGATAATGCGCAATCAGCTAAATCTGGAATTTTTGGGATAAATGTTTCAGGAGTATGCGATAGAGGTAGTGGTGGGAAAAGCTGGATAAATCCTAACGAAATTAAAGTCATCTGCGAATTGGTACAAGAGTTTCAAAATAAGGATCATTTCAGTCACCTAAATATTGGCATTGTATCTCCTTTTTCTGCACAGATTAAAGAAATACAAAAAAAGCTTAATGAATTGGATTTAACAAATAACATATCAGTTGGCACAGCACACGCATTTCAAGGTGACGAACGAGATATTATAATTTTCAGTCCAGTTATTGCTGGGGGAATGAGAAAAGGAGCCATAAAATTTGCAAATTCTCCAAATCTCATTAATGTAGCTATGACAAGGGCACGCGAAGCTCTTTTTGTTGTTGGAGATTTTAAGTATTGTAAAAATAGTGGTGGGATTGTAGGCAACCTCATTAACTATGTTGATACAGTCATGCTCTTGCGGGATACAAGCAGGGAAGAACTGGAGCTCTTTAGCTGGATGATAATAGAAGGTTTTACACCACAGGTACACGTAATAATTGGTGGAATTGAAGTTGATTTTATGCTTATCAACAAATCTCGAGGCGTAAAATTGGTAATTGAAGTTGATGGAAAGCAACACCACTTCGCGGAGATCAATGGAAAAAAATATCCTGTTAAATTTGAAGGAAGCCGCAGATATATCAAAGTTGATGACGAAATATTATACTTCCGAACTCTTGGAAATCAAGATTTCGTTGAGATCCAAGGAAGTTCATATCCAGTTACTCAAACAATGGTGTCTATAAAAGAAGATAATATTCGTGATGAATATCTAAAAGGTCAAGGATTTAGAGTTCTAAGAGTACCAGCAAAAGCAGTTAGAGAAACTCCAACTAACGTAATTGCAAAGATAAAACAAGAATTAAGTCTTAATTAA
- a CDS encoding HEAT repeat domain-containing protein: MDQEEIFNKCLSISTEECIEGIQQLKKEFTNLTNKKTALEILVMLAKSGEPEVGWLASCTIGLIFPHVQDKFQVWEFIHKLTESEEIYIKWGVASSLGIAFPFIPDKIQAWEDLHRLTSDGQEGVRWGAAVSIGDAYPYIQDKRQAWEDLHRLASEEDSEILRGVACSLGFVLPHVENKNKAWEDLHKLIRHEKTYVRSNAAYSLSISFPFIPDKNLAWEDIHWLAKDEYSEVRSFAADSFGTAFPYIPDKQKAWEDLHELTKDESSEVRAGAAISIGDSFISIPDKQQAWEDLCRLTKDKNSEVRIGAVTSIGNSFTSIPNKQEAWEYLLKLIADEDVDVVINAESRIRKIFQFIPNKEKALNDLINLMLSKKLDVRVTALGLIGSLFEYAKEKKQIWKILHNATYDENSDLRINAAYSLGEAFPHIPDKKQAWKDLNQLTNDENVDVRESAIASIGQVFLFIPNKKQAWDHLHLMTFDLNSALRRSAIESIASAFPYISDRDQGWEDLHRLVNDEEFFVRIALAGSIGSAFPYIPDKAQAFKDLYKLSIDENRFIRIRANHSLGKVSIYRASVAKKEDIYQKELEKAIEFFEKTSEESGDINPSQFCLPFYRSFHSILFDKSESKEVIDSYLYEARNAVKGSKSKQELLEILENLANALKEVQNAEYLDFESKKEELNFYRKYCEQATKLMKNAKKKAPSATIVLRKGLPILDRKLKSLLEEIQEKAKTACRESQGTETEEIACAVSREVQKWEIGSQEEMTQKVEDAAYLLKSKVADLPENEYILNKIEVMRHERDLTKQYETLLFVIGQIPTVKVVPEDVVVENISKVGQDLGTKLDGLTQEMNEIRICLKPGIKEEIEISSGIEILGTGAKHIVTIPLQEISYDELKDDLKRIKGKHITKLSRLPDRLARKIKGYLLLNDREDLVEKLS; encoded by the coding sequence GTGGACCAAGAAGAAATTTTCAATAAATGTCTTAGTATTAGTACGGAAGAATGCATTGAAGGAATTCAACAACTAAAAAAAGAATTCACAAACCTAACCAATAAAAAAACTGCATTAGAGATCTTAGTAATGCTCGCAAAAAGTGGGGAGCCAGAAGTAGGGTGGCTTGCATCATGCACCATTGGCCTTATATTCCCACATGTTCAGGATAAATTTCAGGTTTGGGAATTTATACACAAACTAACCGAGAGCGAAGAAATTTACATAAAATGGGGAGTAGCCTCCTCATTAGGGATCGCGTTTCCCTTTATTCCAGATAAAATACAAGCTTGGGAAGATTTACATAGGTTAACTTCCGACGGGCAAGAAGGTGTTCGGTGGGGAGCAGCGGTTTCCATTGGTGATGCTTACCCATATATTCAGGATAAACGACAAGCTTGGGAGGATTTACACAGACTTGCATCAGAAGAAGATAGTGAAATCCTGAGAGGTGTAGCATGTTCTCTTGGATTTGTACTGCCTCATGTAGAAAATAAAAATAAAGCATGGGAAGATTTGCACAAATTAATAAGGCACGAAAAAACTTATGTTAGAAGTAATGCAGCTTATTCACTTTCTATTTCTTTCCCATTTATTCCGGATAAAAATCTAGCATGGGAAGATATACATTGGTTAGCAAAAGACGAATATAGCGAAGTAAGAAGTTTTGCAGCAGATTCTTTTGGCACTGCATTTCCTTACATCCCCGATAAACAAAAAGCATGGGAAGACCTGCACGAATTAACTAAAGATGAAAGTAGTGAAGTCAGAGCTGGAGCTGCAATTTCAATAGGAGATTCTTTTATTTCTATTCCTGATAAACAACAAGCTTGGGAAGATTTATGCAGATTAACAAAAGACAAAAATAGTGAGGTAAGAATCGGAGCTGTAACTTCAATAGGAAACTCTTTTACTTCAATTCCTAACAAGCAAGAAGCTTGGGAATATCTTTTAAAATTAATCGCTGATGAAGACGTAGACGTTGTAATAAATGCCGAAAGTAGGATACGAAAAATTTTTCAGTTTATCCCAAATAAAGAGAAAGCTCTAAATGATCTCATCAATTTGATGTTGAGTAAAAAACTTGATGTTCGGGTTACAGCACTAGGTTTGATAGGATCGCTATTTGAATATGCTAAAGAGAAAAAACAAATCTGGAAAATATTACACAATGCAACATACGATGAAAATTCAGATTTGAGGATTAATGCTGCTTATTCACTCGGTGAAGCATTCCCACATATCCCAGACAAAAAACAAGCTTGGAAGGATTTAAATCAGCTTACTAATGATGAAAATGTTGATGTTCGAGAAAGTGCAATAGCATCAATTGGACAGGTTTTTTTATTCATACCAAACAAAAAACAAGCATGGGATCATTTGCATTTAATGACATTCGATTTGAACAGCGCTTTAAGAAGAAGTGCAATCGAATCGATTGCTTCAGCATTCCCATATATCTCAGACAGAGATCAAGGGTGGGAAGATTTGCACCGATTGGTTAATGACGAAGAATTCTTTGTGCGGATTGCTTTGGCAGGTTCCATAGGTTCCGCCTTTCCCTACATTCCAGATAAAGCACAAGCTTTTAAAGATTTATATAAACTATCTATAGATGAAAATAGATTCATTCGAATTAGAGCAAACCACTCTTTAGGGAAAGTTTCCATATATAGAGCATCTGTAGCAAAAAAAGAAGACATTTATCAGAAAGAGCTAGAGAAAGCAATAGAATTCTTTGAAAAAACATCTGAAGAATCTGGTGATATTAATCCTTCGCAATTTTGCCTTCCATTCTATCGATCTTTTCATTCAATATTATTCGACAAAAGTGAATCTAAAGAAGTGATAGATAGTTATCTCTACGAAGCGAGAAATGCTGTGAAAGGTTCAAAAAGTAAACAAGAACTTTTAGAAATACTTGAAAACTTAGCAAATGCACTAAAAGAAGTGCAAAATGCTGAATATCTGGACTTTGAATCCAAGAAGGAAGAACTTAACTTTTACAGAAAATATTGTGAACAAGCCACTAAATTGATGAAGAATGCCAAAAAGAAAGCACCTTCTGCCACAATAGTACTAAGAAAAGGCCTTCCCATCCTCGATCGCAAACTAAAATCCCTCCTCGAAGAAATCCAGGAGAAAGCAAAGACCGCGTGCCGGGAATCTCAAGGGACTGAGACGGAAGAAATTGCATGTGCTGTCAGTCGAGAGGTTCAGAAATGGGAAATTGGGAGTCAGGAAGAAATGACTCAAAAAGTAGAGGACGCTGCTTATCTTTTAAAATCGAAAGTAGCAGATCTACCCGAAAACGAGTATATTCTGAATAAGATTGAAGTAATGAGGCATGAAAGAGATCTGACGAAACAGTATGAAACCCTGCTTTTTGTGATTGGTCAGATCCCTACGGTGAAAGTTGTTCCTGAAGATGTTGTTGTCGAAAATATCAGCAAAGTAGGGCAGGATTTAGGAACAAAACTGGATGGACTTACTCAGGAAATGAACGAAATAAGGATTTGTCTGAAGCCTGGAATAAAAGAAGAAATCGAAATATCTTCGGGAATTGAAATTTTGGGGACAGGGGCAAAGCACATAGTAACAATTCCTTTGCAGGAAATTTCTTATGATGAGCTAAAAGACGATTTGAAGAGAATAAAAGGGAAGCACATTACCAAATTGTCCAGGCTTCCGGATAGATTAGCCAGGAAAATTAAAGGCTATCTGTTACTGAATGACAGAGAAGATCTCGTTGAAAAGTTAAGCTGA
- a CDS encoding argininosuccinate synthase encodes MVKKVALAYSGGLDTSVCIPILKEKYGYDEVVTVAVDVGQPAEDIKKADDKAAKISDAHYTIDAKEEFVQDYVFPLIKANGDYEGYVMGTSIARPLIAKKVVEAAKKEGAVALAHGCTGKGNDQLRFEAIFRQTDMAVIAPMREMNLTREWEINYAKEHGIPVEATKAKPWSVDENLWSRSIEGGKLEDPSFVPPEEIFEWTQSPEEAPEKPIVLDIGFEAGVPVSLDGKEMSGYDLIMTVNGIAGTHGVGRTDMIEDRVLGLKARENYEHPAATVLLAAHRDLEKLVLTRGELKFKKSVDDQWSELAYYGLVDDPLYADLNAFIDKSQEKVTGTVKVKLYKGSLTILARSSPNALYSEELVSFDSQTIDQKDAEGFAKYHGFQARLFKKFVDKE; translated from the coding sequence ATGGTAAAGAAAGTAGCATTAGCATATTCGGGAGGGCTTGACACCTCAGTGTGCATCCCCATCCTCAAGGAAAAGTACGGGTACGACGAAGTAGTCACTGTTGCAGTTGACGTGGGCCAGCCGGCAGAGGATATTAAGAAAGCCGACGATAAAGCCGCAAAGATCAGCGACGCCCACTACACGATCGACGCAAAGGAAGAGTTCGTTCAGGACTACGTCTTCCCCCTGATCAAAGCCAACGGCGACTACGAAGGCTACGTGATGGGAACCTCCATTGCCCGCCCCCTGATCGCCAAGAAAGTGGTCGAGGCAGCAAAGAAGGAAGGGGCAGTTGCCCTAGCTCACGGCTGTACCGGAAAAGGAAACGACCAGCTCCGCTTCGAAGCCATCTTCCGCCAGACCGACATGGCAGTAATCGCCCCGATGCGTGAGATGAACCTGACCCGCGAATGGGAAATCAACTACGCCAAAGAACACGGCATCCCCGTCGAAGCCACCAAAGCCAAGCCCTGGAGCGTTGACGAAAACCTCTGGAGCCGCAGCATCGAAGGCGGCAAGCTCGAAGACCCCTCCTTCGTCCCCCCCGAAGAAATCTTCGAATGGACCCAGTCCCCCGAAGAAGCCCCTGAAAAGCCAATCGTCCTTGACATCGGCTTCGAGGCAGGAGTCCCCGTCTCCCTTGACGGCAAAGAGATGTCCGGCTACGACCTCATCATGACGGTCAACGGAATCGCAGGCACCCACGGCGTAGGCCGCACCGACATGATCGAAGACCGCGTGCTCGGCTTAAAAGCCCGCGAAAACTACGAACACCCCGCAGCCACCGTCCTCCTCGCCGCCCACCGCGACCTCGAAAAACTCGTCCTCACCCGCGGTGAACTCAAGTTCAAGAAAAGCGTGGACGACCAGTGGTCCGAACTTGCCTACTACGGCCTCGTGGATGACCCACTCTATGCTGATTTGAATGCGTTTATCGACAAGTCCCAGGAAAAGGTAACCGGGACGGTCAAGGTTAAGCTGTACAAGGGAAGTTTGACGATCCTGGCTCGCAGTTCTCCGAATGCGCTCTACTCTGAGGAACTGGTTTCGTTTGATAGTCAGACTATTGACCAGAAGGATGCCGAAGGGTTTGCGAAGTATCACGGGTTCCAGGCAAGGTTATTTAAGAAGTTTGTGGATAAGGAATAA